A part of Myxococcales bacterium genomic DNA contains:
- a CDS encoding heme A synthase translates to MHTVFYFSLLTLLATWLLLVIGGLVNPMGASMACPDWYFFPTCNGELLPDMVGGVLYEHGHRLVATTVGICVLILTFLCWRSNMVDRLTKKMCLVALFLVMVQGTLGGITVLLNLSAFVSTLHLICAMVFFALLVCISFRLSPGFKPMPLFEKSQWGMLAAITLTLIQLVYGGVVRHLGAGLACGEDLVGCGPELWPSWFYGQLHMGHRILGYAIFFVVLYAAIKSHSYAKARKDRLLAALSVLPVVVTFAQIALGLLAIYTVRSASVVAMHTGFGALLLASLLTVYLLQLQPSRAQMGSRA, encoded by the coding sequence ATGCATACGGTATTTTATTTTTCCTTGCTCACGCTTCTTGCCACGTGGTTATTACTGGTAATAGGTGGGCTAGTTAATCCAATGGGCGCTTCGATGGCTTGTCCAGACTGGTATTTTTTTCCTACCTGCAATGGAGAGTTGTTGCCTGACATGGTGGGAGGAGTGTTGTATGAGCATGGTCACCGTTTAGTTGCAACGACGGTCGGCATATGTGTCCTTATTCTAACGTTTCTATGTTGGCGATCAAACATGGTTGATCGTCTAACGAAAAAAATGTGTCTAGTCGCCCTTTTCCTAGTTATGGTTCAGGGAACTCTTGGAGGTATTACCGTGTTACTCAATTTGTCTGCCTTTGTTTCCACTTTGCACTTGATATGCGCAATGGTGTTTTTTGCGCTTTTAGTATGTATTTCTTTCCGTTTGTCTCCGGGCTTTAAGCCAATGCCTCTTTTTGAAAAGTCGCAGTGGGGAATGCTTGCTGCCATAACCTTAACTCTTATCCAATTGGTTTATGGTGGAGTGGTAAGACACTTGGGTGCTGGGCTTGCTTGTGGAGAGGATCTTGTCGGCTGTGGACCAGAATTATGGCCTTCGTGGTTTTATGGGCAGCTTCATATGGGGCATAGAATTTTAGGGTACGCCATTTTCTTTGTGGTGCTTTATGCAGCGATCAAATCTCATTCTTATGCAAAAGCCCGAAAAGATAGATTACTTGCAGCGTTATCAGTGCTTCCTGTAGTGGTGACATTTGCACAAATAGCTTTGGGTCTGCTTGCTATCTATACGGTGCGCTCAGCGTCTGTCGTAGCAATGCACACTGGTTTTGGTGCACTTTTATTAGCGTCTTTATTGACCGTTTACCTGCTTCAGCTTCAGCCAAGTCGTGCTCAAATGGGATCTCGAGCATAA
- a CDS encoding universal stress protein — MSFAPKHIMVPVAVDPDDDFMLAEHAVFAACDIAEKFTSKITLLHLAPVVDPSIGASLDVSGKIYHSFMLVLQARIDRGRLKLKELEHYAQQRGINVEGRVIDSIERTADVILETAEELNVDLLVLGSHGRSGLSRMLFGSVAETVSKKAYMPVLLLHPIREEEED; from the coding sequence ATGTCTTTTGCCCCCAAGCATATAATGGTGCCGGTTGCAGTCGATCCTGACGACGATTTTATGCTCGCGGAGCATGCTGTATTTGCAGCGTGTGATATCGCAGAAAAATTTACTTCAAAAATAACCTTATTGCATCTTGCTCCAGTAGTAGATCCAAGCATAGGTGCTTCCCTAGACGTGAGTGGTAAGATTTATCATTCATTCATGCTTGTACTTCAAGCACGCATAGATAGAGGCAGGCTAAAGCTTAAAGAGCTTGAGCATTACGCTCAACAAAGAGGAATAAATGTAGAAGGACGGGTTATCGACAGTATTGAAAGAACTGCTGATGTTATACTTGAGACTGCGGAAGAACTAAATGTCGATCTTTTGGTCTTAGGCTCTCACGGAAGAAGCGGTCTATCGAGAATGCTTTTTGGATCGGTAGCGGAAACCGTCAGTAAGAAGGCTTACATGCCTGTTCTGCTTTTGCATCCCATAAGAGAAGAAGAAGAGGATTAA
- a CDS encoding chorismate-binding protein: protein MEILEYYQSAQVAGLKPTLLEFQHPLKKTPLLICGIAPNYNVHVKHGNLYKDEHKIGHALDIFDHLTLSSCQHFFPAFLGFFSYEFSRYFGLATHQGQQIFPEAFFSRYEKGLVIDDGEIIHHDPILMKKLSISPLNMQHINAGMNKDNFLDAVSSIKNTIKNGDVYQVNLSLPFYFSKNTHALSLYQSMRTCNPSPFMGLMEHDDWSIICGSPERLFSLNKGILGTRPIAGTKKRCEDNVLDNAHMNELKNCPKENAEHVMLVDLLRNDMHKVCPEQVIVTEDRSVEFYSHVMHLVSQINGHSQSSLKDIIHALFPGGTITGAPKANVMASIAALETQPRGPYTGTLGYISSGFGSDFNILIRSVLRAHKRMFINSGAGIVIDSNPEHEWEEVNRKAEFIKDILLKQTLKKHRRACIVGPCLKPAKNLKQFKAKKVLFIENNDSFGFNIIALLRSLGVNVRVSSPNTSLILDDYTHALVGPGPGNPSKNHNLLEQISAILHRQIPALGICLGHQAIAHYFGATICKLPPLHGQRVAITHHQKRLFKGLNSPTFFTRYHSLAVKQAPANFIIDAYSDDDCIMAISHKTLPIFGVQFHPESYLSENSHTILENFLEYSWPT from the coding sequence ATGGAAATATTAGAATATTATCAATCGGCCCAAGTTGCGGGTCTTAAACCAACGCTTTTAGAATTTCAGCACCCACTCAAAAAAACTCCGTTGCTGATATGCGGTATTGCTCCAAACTATAACGTCCACGTAAAACATGGAAATTTATATAAAGATGAACACAAGATCGGTCATGCTTTGGATATTTTTGATCACCTTACACTATCATCTTGTCAACATTTTTTCCCAGCATTTTTAGGCTTTTTTAGCTATGAGTTTTCTCGATATTTTGGCTTAGCTACTCACCAAGGCCAACAAATTTTCCCTGAAGCTTTTTTTAGTCGTTATGAAAAAGGATTAGTAATAGATGATGGTGAGATTATACACCACGATCCAATTCTTATGAAAAAGCTTTCGATTTCTCCATTGAATATGCAGCATATCAATGCAGGCATGAACAAAGATAATTTTCTCGACGCAGTATCAAGCATTAAAAACACAATTAAAAATGGCGACGTTTATCAAGTAAACTTGAGTTTGCCTTTTTATTTCAGCAAAAACACCCATGCTTTATCTCTTTATCAATCCATGCGCACATGCAATCCAAGTCCATTTATGGGCCTCATGGAACACGACGATTGGTCTATCATCTGTGGTAGTCCAGAGCGATTATTCTCACTCAACAAGGGTATACTCGGCACACGTCCTATCGCTGGTACAAAAAAACGATGCGAAGATAATGTGTTAGATAATGCTCACATGAATGAGCTTAAAAACTGTCCCAAAGAAAACGCTGAGCATGTTATGTTGGTTGATCTTTTGCGGAACGATATGCATAAAGTCTGTCCAGAACAAGTAATTGTTACGGAAGATCGAAGCGTAGAATTTTATAGCCACGTCATGCATCTGGTCTCGCAAATTAACGGCCACAGCCAAAGTTCTCTCAAAGATATCATTCACGCCCTATTTCCAGGAGGAACCATCACAGGAGCTCCCAAAGCAAATGTTATGGCATCTATTGCTGCACTTGAGACACAGCCTCGAGGTCCTTACACAGGGACTTTAGGCTATATTTCCTCGGGCTTTGGAAGTGATTTTAATATTCTTATTCGCAGCGTTCTAAGAGCTCATAAACGCATGTTTATCAACAGTGGAGCAGGTATCGTCATTGACAGCAATCCTGAACACGAATGGGAAGAAGTTAATCGCAAAGCAGAATTTATTAAGGATATTCTTCTCAAGCAAACCTTAAAAAAACATAGAAGAGCCTGTATAGTTGGCCCCTGCTTGAAGCCAGCAAAAAATCTAAAACAGTTCAAAGCGAAAAAAGTCTTGTTTATAGAAAACAATGATTCATTTGGTTTCAATATTATCGCACTGCTTCGTTCACTTGGTGTAAATGTTCGAGTTTCTTCGCCGAACACCTCTTTGATACTCGACGACTACACTCATGCCTTAGTTGGTCCTGGACCAGGTAATCCAAGCAAGAATCACAATTTATTGGAACAAATATCTGCCATTCTACATCGACAAATTCCCGCTTTAGGTATTTGTCTTGGCCATCAGGCTATCGCTCATTATTTTGGCGCAACAATCTGTAAACTTCCCCCTCTGCACGGGCAAAGAGTAGCGATTACTCATCATCAAAAACGACTATTTAAAGGTCTTAACTCTCCCACTTTTTTTACTCGTTATCATTCCCTCGCTGTCAAGCAAGCTCCAGCTAATTTCATAATAGATGCTTACAGCGATGATGACTGCATTATGGCAATAAGTCACAAAACACTTCCTATCTTTGGCGTGCAATTTCACCCAGAAAGCTATCTCAGCGAAAACAGTCACACTATTTTAGAAAATTTTCTGGAGTATTCATGGCCCACTTAA
- a CDS encoding aminotransferase class IV — translation MAHLILNGRKASLDENLFASFHGSSVFTTLRSKNRVLCYWAQHWQRLCRHARFFSYSIPKENHVRNQIQSALVKSNHDQKIRIIINQQFYAITIEDMVPIDQSIYQGVEVIISRYQVHPQLAHLKTANYLPYTLALKEAQSKGVFEALLSNQEGFVVDGSRCGLLLFKQEQFFSLEGGLESIMREAAINFIKDSKKFSVHKKYFNQEELDGQLLLCNSLLGIVPVGAPIHPFIIKLIDYFRY, via the coding sequence ATGGCCCACTTAATTCTTAACGGCCGTAAAGCTTCGTTGGACGAAAATCTTTTTGCCTCATTTCACGGATCAAGTGTTTTTACTACGCTTCGTTCTAAAAATAGAGTTTTGTGCTATTGGGCTCAACATTGGCAGCGTTTGTGTCGACATGCGCGTTTTTTTTCGTACTCTATTCCAAAAGAAAATCATGTGCGAAATCAGATTCAATCAGCGCTTGTTAAAAGCAATCATGATCAAAAAATTAGAATAATCATCAATCAACAATTTTACGCCATAACCATTGAAGATATGGTTCCTATTGATCAGAGCATTTATCAGGGCGTAGAAGTAATTATTTCTCGCTATCAGGTACACCCTCAACTTGCCCATCTTAAAACTGCCAACTACCTTCCTTACACACTAGCGCTCAAAGAAGCTCAGTCCAAGGGTGTTTTCGAGGCTTTACTGAGCAATCAAGAAGGCTTTGTGGTTGATGGTTCCCGCTGTGGACTCCTTCTTTTTAAGCAAGAGCAATTTTTTTCACTTGAGGGTGGGCTTGAGAGCATTATGCGAGAAGCTGCAATTAATTTTATTAAAGATTCAAAAAAATTTTCTGTGCACAAAAAATATTTTAACCAAGAAGAGCTTGATGGTCAGTTGCTCCTTTGTAATTCGCTCTTAGGAATTGTTCCCGTGGGAGCCCCTATCCACCCTTTTATAATTAAACTGATCGATTATTTTCGCTACTAA
- a CDS encoding DUF3817 domain-containing protein, translating into MEKLFLFLGRLEGTSFLLLLFIAMPLKYYAHLPVAVKILGPVHGFLFLGYVVWALWCGLELKWSSKKYFLAFLAAVFPFGTFIFEKFYFKNKVEKYS; encoded by the coding sequence ATGGAAAAATTATTTCTTTTCTTGGGCAGACTTGAAGGTACTTCATTTTTATTGCTACTTTTTATCGCTATGCCTTTGAAGTACTATGCTCATCTACCTGTAGCAGTAAAGATTTTAGGCCCTGTTCATGGCTTTTTATTTTTGGGATATGTCGTCTGGGCTTTATGGTGTGGACTTGAGCTTAAGTGGTCATCAAAAAAATACTTTTTAGCTTTCTTGGCGGCCGTATTTCCATTCGGAACCTTTATATTTGAAAAATTCTACTTTAAAAACAAAGTAGAAAAATACAGCTAA
- a CDS encoding amidophosphoribosyltransferase, giving the protein MPRTNDRFRDKCGVVGIYGHDEAAHLAYLAMHALQHRGQDSAGIVTHHAGTFTREVGMGLVSDVFSEKNLARLKGNIAVGHVRYTTAGKTNLNDCQPILARTGHGHMAVAHNGNLVNADFLRSRLEKEGAIFQAHSDTEVICHLFAHSRCDNLISRLRDSLEKIQGAYSLSMMIEDKLVGARDPYGIRPLFLGKLEQGYVLASEDCSFPLINAQCIREVEPGELVLIDQEGVKSYDLVDRYKSKAAPCIFEHIYFARPDSHLFGRSVFSTRKNLGVQLAKESPVQADAVIAVPDSGVLAAMGYAQCSGIPYDIGLVRNHYVGRTFIEPEDRIRHFGVRLKLSPVREVVSGKKIVVVDDSIVRGTTSKKIVELLRLAGASEVHMRISAPMTTHPCHYGIATPTKEELIASRKSVDEIAFFLNVDSLAYLSIKGMYEAFSQAGNNANMCDACFSGNYPV; this is encoded by the coding sequence TTGCCAAGAACTAATGATCGCTTTCGCGATAAATGTGGTGTAGTTGGTATTTATGGCCATGACGAGGCAGCGCATCTGGCTTATTTAGCAATGCATGCGCTTCAACATCGAGGACAAGATTCAGCCGGCATTGTCACTCACCATGCTGGCACCTTCACCCGTGAAGTGGGAATGGGGCTGGTGAGTGATGTATTTAGTGAAAAGAATCTTGCTCGCCTCAAGGGAAATATAGCTGTAGGTCATGTTCGCTATACCACTGCAGGAAAAACAAATCTCAATGATTGCCAACCAATTTTAGCTCGAACCGGTCATGGTCACATGGCGGTAGCTCACAATGGAAATTTAGTGAACGCTGATTTTTTGCGCAGCCGGCTGGAGAAAGAAGGAGCCATTTTTCAAGCTCATTCTGATACGGAAGTTATTTGTCATCTCTTTGCTCACTCTCGCTGCGATAATTTAATTTCTCGTCTGCGCGATAGTTTGGAAAAAATCCAAGGAGCGTATTCGCTGAGTATGATGATTGAGGATAAACTTGTTGGTGCACGAGATCCTTATGGCATTCGTCCCTTGTTCTTAGGGAAATTAGAGCAAGGCTATGTTTTGGCTTCGGAAGATTGCAGTTTTCCTTTGATCAATGCTCAGTGCATTAGAGAAGTTGAACCAGGAGAATTAGTGCTGATAGATCAAGAAGGGGTTAAAAGCTATGACCTTGTTGATCGTTATAAATCAAAGGCAGCTCCCTGTATTTTTGAACATATCTATTTTGCGCGACCTGACAGTCATTTATTTGGCCGCTCAGTTTTTAGTACAAGAAAAAATTTGGGAGTTCAGTTAGCCAAAGAATCACCAGTTCAGGCAGATGCTGTTATTGCCGTTCCTGATTCTGGCGTGCTGGCGGCAATGGGCTATGCCCAATGCTCGGGCATTCCCTATGATATTGGTTTAGTGCGTAATCATTATGTGGGAAGAACTTTTATAGAGCCCGAAGATCGTATTCGTCATTTTGGTGTGCGTTTAAAGTTGAGCCCGGTAAGGGAAGTGGTAAGCGGAAAGAAAATCGTTGTTGTTGACGATAGTATCGTGAGAGGCACAACAAGCAAAAAAATTGTTGAACTTTTGCGCTTAGCAGGAGCTTCAGAGGTGCATATGCGCATCAGCGCTCCAATGACAACCCACCCTTGTCATTATGGAATAGCGACCCCCACTAAAGAAGAGTTGATCGCCTCTCGAAAAAGTGTCGATGAAATAGCGTTTTTTCTAAATGTCGATTCCTTGGCTTATTTGTCTATCAAAGGGATGTATGAAGCATTTTCGCAGGCAGGCAACAACGCAAATATGTGTGATGCCTGTTTTAGTGGTAATTATCCCGTTTAG
- the purL gene encoding phosphoribosylformylglycinamidine synthase subunit PurL — MDNKKQKSFRTLEDLHLVDESQASEVGLTTEEFKRVQRLIGRMPNKVELGIIGALWSEHCSYKSTKAHLSKLPSKGQYVLVGPGENAGVLDIGDGDALVFKIESHNHPSFIEPFQGAATGVGGILRDVFTMGARPFLAANLLRFGEPRHKKVPQLFDGVVRGIASYGNCFGVATVLSNVDFDKSYNGNNLVNAFAMGVAKKEAIFLGAAAGIKNRLLYVGAKTGRDGIMGAVMASDTFGDETDKRPTVQVGDPFKEKLLLEACLQCFEEGLVVGIQDMGAAGMTSSCFEMANRGSVGLSINLDDVPVRDAFMSAYDIMLSESQERMVMVAQTKNVSRIQEIFSRYELDAVDIGAVTGDGIISIHYHGNEVAHLAPTLIIENAPRYRRSYHSTIPKNIFSLKQRCEIDLKQAFSSWRNDLGQKDVSFITDQFDHHIGINTLIEPGCSDAAFVKVPNSQKAVALSLLAMPRLLKNNSFEGARRTIFTSLLEISVQGCKAIGISNCLNYGSPENEEVMTQLKNSIDGMAQAATQIDVPIISGNVSLYNETRGSPILPTLALSMVGLSGSPQKKTIFSAACEEDEIVLLGSAPKDYVGSEAVFHDETYDNHHIDAWEHEKIIKLAHAVSELVSKNICCCMSVVSKGGLLLSLIKIATHSQCGMQVNFSEGMARNEIAMHLLSEDSPRIVACISPNKRDQFVETCSQVDFNPLGFIRGNSLSVFHGREIIHEESVCDMRAHYFNHLGEWLAKN; from the coding sequence ATGGATAACAAAAAACAAAAATCATTTCGAACTTTGGAAGATCTTCATCTTGTTGATGAATCGCAGGCAAGTGAAGTTGGCTTAACTACTGAGGAATTTAAAAGAGTACAGCGATTGATCGGGCGTATGCCCAATAAAGTAGAGCTTGGAATTATAGGCGCTTTATGGAGCGAACATTGCTCCTACAAATCTACCAAAGCCCATTTATCGAAATTGCCAAGCAAAGGCCAATATGTTTTGGTTGGACCAGGAGAAAATGCAGGAGTGCTTGATATCGGCGATGGCGATGCTCTTGTTTTTAAAATAGAAAGTCATAATCACCCAAGCTTTATTGAACCATTTCAAGGTGCAGCCACTGGAGTTGGTGGGATTTTGCGTGATGTTTTTACTATGGGGGCACGTCCTTTTCTTGCGGCCAATCTTTTGCGTTTTGGTGAACCAAGACATAAAAAAGTTCCTCAACTTTTTGATGGAGTTGTGCGTGGTATTGCAAGCTATGGCAATTGTTTTGGTGTGGCTACAGTCTTGAGCAATGTAGATTTTGATAAAAGTTACAATGGAAATAATTTAGTAAATGCCTTTGCCATGGGAGTGGCTAAAAAAGAAGCGATATTTTTAGGGGCTGCTGCGGGTATCAAAAACCGTTTGCTTTATGTGGGGGCAAAAACAGGCCGTGATGGAATTATGGGTGCTGTGATGGCCTCAGATACTTTTGGTGATGAAACTGATAAAAGGCCAACGGTACAAGTAGGAGATCCATTCAAAGAAAAATTGCTTTTGGAAGCATGTCTTCAGTGCTTTGAAGAGGGATTAGTTGTTGGTATTCAGGATATGGGTGCCGCAGGGATGACCTCATCGTGTTTTGAAATGGCTAATCGTGGATCGGTAGGTTTGTCTATTAATCTCGATGATGTACCCGTGCGAGATGCTTTTATGAGCGCCTACGATATTATGCTGTCGGAAAGCCAAGAGCGTATGGTGATGGTTGCTCAAACAAAAAATGTTTCACGAATACAAGAAATATTTTCACGGTATGAACTCGATGCTGTTGATATAGGTGCAGTAACTGGCGATGGTATTATTTCTATTCATTACCATGGAAATGAAGTTGCTCATCTTGCTCCAACATTAATTATAGAAAATGCACCTCGCTATAGGCGCAGTTATCACAGCACTATTCCAAAAAATATATTTTCTCTAAAACAACGCTGTGAAATTGATTTGAAACAGGCATTTTCTTCTTGGCGAAATGATCTTGGACAAAAGGATGTATCTTTCATTACCGATCAGTTTGATCATCATATTGGAATCAATACTTTGATTGAGCCTGGGTGTTCTGATGCAGCCTTTGTAAAAGTGCCGAACTCTCAAAAGGCGGTTGCTTTATCCTTATTGGCGATGCCGCGACTCTTGAAAAATAATTCCTTTGAAGGTGCTCGCAGAACTATTTTCACAAGTTTATTAGAGATTTCAGTACAAGGATGTAAAGCAATAGGAATTTCTAACTGCCTTAACTATGGATCTCCAGAAAATGAAGAGGTGATGACTCAGTTAAAAAATTCCATTGATGGTATGGCACAGGCAGCAACGCAAATAGATGTTCCTATCATTTCGGGTAATGTAAGCCTCTACAACGAAACACGTGGGTCTCCAATATTACCAACCCTTGCTCTATCAATGGTAGGGCTTTCGGGTTCTCCGCAGAAGAAAACTATTTTTTCTGCCGCATGCGAGGAAGATGAAATAGTGCTATTAGGGAGTGCGCCAAAAGATTATGTAGGAAGTGAAGCAGTATTTCACGATGAGACCTACGACAATCATCACATTGATGCGTGGGAGCATGAGAAAATTATCAAGCTTGCTCATGCCGTTTCAGAATTAGTTTCTAAAAATATTTGCTGTTGTATGAGTGTGGTTTCAAAGGGAGGACTGCTGCTCTCCTTGATAAAAATAGCTACACATTCGCAGTGTGGCATGCAGGTGAATTTTTCTGAAGGTATGGCAAGAAATGAAATTGCCATGCATCTGTTATCGGAGGACTCTCCTCGGATAGTAGCTTGCATATCCCCCAATAAGCGCGATCAATTTGTTGAAACTTGTTCTCAGGTAGATTTCAATCCACTTGGTTTTATCAGGGGAAACTCATTATCTGTTTTTCATGGAAGAGAAATTATTCATGAAGAGTCTGTTTGTGATATGAGAGCACATTATTTTAATCATTTAGGAGAATGGCTTGCCAAGAACTAA
- the purQ gene encoding phosphoribosylformylglycinamidine synthase subunit PurQ → MRPGVVVFPASNCERDIITVLKEVYELEALPIWHSDEFIGDDITHLFLPGGFSFGDYLRAGALAAHSPIMRAVKTFAQNGKKILGICNGFQVLCEAGLLPGTLLKNSHGRFVCKITKADYSGMNCSLAPIAIDVAVAHGEGRYFADEETLEQLERNQQIILRYQELDEDNAASINGSAHGIAGIVAGIKRNIIGMMPHPERLAREAMHGRDGCVILQEFLFG, encoded by the coding sequence GTGCGTCCAGGTGTTGTGGTATTTCCTGCATCAAATTGTGAGCGAGATATCATTACCGTACTAAAAGAAGTTTATGAACTTGAAGCACTTCCTATTTGGCATAGTGATGAATTCATAGGCGATGATATTACCCACTTGTTTTTGCCAGGTGGGTTTTCTTTTGGAGATTATCTTCGAGCAGGGGCCTTAGCTGCGCATTCCCCGATTATGCGTGCAGTTAAAACTTTTGCTCAAAACGGCAAAAAAATTTTAGGCATCTGCAACGGTTTTCAGGTTTTGTGCGAAGCAGGTCTGCTGCCTGGAACATTACTTAAAAATAGTCATGGCCGTTTTGTATGTAAGATTACCAAGGCTGATTATTCTGGAATGAATTGTTCTTTGGCACCTATAGCGATTGATGTCGCTGTAGCTCATGGCGAAGGAAGATATTTTGCCGATGAAGAAACCTTGGAGCAACTTGAGCGTAATCAACAAATTATTTTGCGTTATCAAGAACTCGATGAAGATAATGCCGCGAGCATAAATGGTTCTGCTCATGGAATTGCTGGAATTGTGGCAGGGATAAAGCGCAATATTATCGGGATGATGCCTCATCCTGAAAGACTAGCAAGAGAAGCAATGCATGGGCGAGATGGCTGCGTAATCTTACAAGAATTTCTATTTGGTTAA
- the purS gene encoding phosphoribosylformylglycinamidine synthase subunit PurS produces the protein MVSTVRVVVNIKKDILDPAGEALKKSLQRQGIETPLVRIGKVIDVTLNDRQEISEQINKIKTAASEILSNPIMEDAQLSFIDENDHEQ, from the coding sequence ATGGTAAGCACTGTTCGTGTAGTTGTGAACATTAAAAAAGATATTCTAGATCCTGCAGGGGAAGCGCTTAAGAAGTCACTGCAGAGGCAGGGGATTGAGACGCCTCTCGTTCGTATCGGTAAGGTCATCGATGTGACGCTCAATGATCGGCAAGAAATTTCTGAGCAGATCAATAAAATAAAGACGGCAGCATCTGAAATTCTTTCCAATCCAATCATGGAAGATGCACAGCTTTCATTCATCGACGAGAATGATCATGAACAATAA